A DNA window from Natranaerovirga pectinivora contains the following coding sequences:
- a CDS encoding S-layer homology domain-containing protein has protein sequence MKTAQMKKKLSVLLMVIIILTSINITAASNLNLKDINDHWAKNQIEELVSRGIINGYEDGTFRPENTLSTGEYLKLVIAALGFTDITNATSGHWANDYRTKAVDLGIIKSNDYVGNSQLNRPITRTEMTRIIVNAYEYKEKTSIPVNDDFKFIIKDFNNIGNNDVNTVLKSYKAGLIVGDTNNNFRPTGNATRAEATTVIMRLIDKSYRVSIDPDSLFNTVESLGLKMQQVEDFGDLFINLRTGIHNLLPRITEIVFIKEEHLPFKIENTIIYSIEKKVYNNVERIRVVQSISPRVNEGIDVFLINDKDKASRFRGDKTLFSGNIDDKKRDGVYDIVSIQDIGYYPNWKDFDFTTTEFILFRPFRDDVAIALENPWYKK, from the coding sequence ATGAAAACGGCACAAATGAAAAAAAAATTATCAGTATTACTAATGGTGATCATTATTTTAACAAGCATTAACATTACAGCAGCATCAAATTTAAATTTAAAGGATATTAACGACCATTGGGCTAAAAACCAAATTGAAGAATTGGTTTCAAGGGGCATTATAAATGGTTATGAAGATGGTACATTTCGACCTGAAAATACCTTAAGCACAGGAGAATATTTAAAACTTGTAATTGCTGCATTAGGTTTTACAGACATAACAAATGCAACAAGTGGACATTGGGCTAATGATTACAGAACAAAAGCAGTTGACTTAGGTATTATTAAGAGTAATGATTATGTAGGAAATAGTCAATTAAATAGACCTATAACAAGAACAGAAATGACAAGAATAATTGTTAATGCGTATGAGTATAAGGAAAAGACAAGCATACCAGTAAATGATGATTTTAAGTTCATCATTAAAGATTTTAACAACATAGGAAACAATGATGTTAATACTGTATTAAAGTCATATAAGGCTGGGTTAATAGTAGGGGATACAAATAACAACTTTAGACCTACTGGAAATGCAACAAGAGCTGAAGCAACAACAGTAATAATGAGATTAATAGACAAAAGTTATAGGGTAAGCATAGACCCTGATAGTTTATTTAATACAGTAGAATCTTTGGGATTAAAAATGCAACAAGTAGAAGATTTTGGAGATTTGTTTATTAACCTTAGAACAGGTATTCATAACTTGTTGCCAAGAATCACTGAAATAGTCTTTATAAAAGAAGAACACTTACCATTTAAAATAGAAAACACAATTATCTATTCTATTGAAAAAAAAGTGTATAACAATGTAGAAAGAATAAGGGTTGTTCAAAGTATATCACCTAGAGTTAATGAAGGTATAGATGTATTCTTAATTAACGACAAAGATAAAGCATCAAGATTTCGTGGTGATAAAACATTATTCAGCGGAAACATAGACGACAAAAAAAGAGATGGTGTTTATGACATAGTAAGCATACAAGATATTGGATATTATCCTAATTGGAAAGACTTTGATTTTACAACTACAGAATTTATACTTTTTAGACCTTTTAGGGATGATGTTGCTATTGCATTAGAAAATCCTTGGTATAAAAAATAG
- a CDS encoding S-layer homology domain-containing protein, which yields MKTAQMKKKLSVLLMVIIILTSINITAASNLNLKNINDHWAKNQIEELVSRGIINGYEDGTFRPENTLSTGEYLKLVIAALGFTGITNATSGHWANDYRTKAVDLGIIKSNDYVGNSQLNRPITRTEMTRIIVNAYEYKEKTSISVNDDFKFIIKDYNNIGNNDVNTVLKSYKVGLIVGDTNNNFRPNGNATRAEATTVIMRLIDKSYRVIIDPDSLFNTVESLGLKMQQVEDFGDLFIELRMGTHMLLPRVTEIVFIKEEHLPFKIENTIIYSIEKKVYNNVERLRVVQNRVTGMDFGMDLYFINDKDKATRIRGDKTLFSGNIDEKKRDGVYDIVSIQDIGYYPNWKDFDFTTTEYILFTPYRDNIAIVLENPWYKK from the coding sequence ATGAAAACAGCACAAATGAAAAAAAAATTATCAGTATTACTAATGGTGATCATTATTTTAACAAGCATTAACATTACAGCCGCATCAAATTTAAATTTAAAGAATATTAACGATCATTGGGCTAAAAATCAAATTGAAGAATTGGTTTCAAGGGGCATTATAAATGGTTATGAAGATGGTACATTTAGACCTGAAAATACCCTAAGCACAGGAGAATATTTAAAACTTGTAATTGCTGCATTAGGTTTTACAGGCATAACAAATGCAACCAGTGGACATTGGGCTAATGATTACAGAACAAAAGCAGTTGACTTAGGTATTATTAAGAGTAATGATTATGTAGGAAATAGTCAATTGAATAGACCTATAACAAGAACAGAAATGACAAGAATAATTGTTAATGCGTATGAGTATAAGGAAAAGACAAGCATATCAGTAAATGATGATTTTAAGTTCATCATTAAAGATTATAACAACATAGGAAACAATGATGTTAATACTGTATTAAAGTCATACAAAGTTGGTTTAATAGTAGGAGATACAAATAACAACTTTAGACCTAATGGAAACGCAACAAGAGCTGAAGCAACAACAGTAATAATGAGATTAATAGACAAAAGTTATAGGGTAATCATAGACCCTGATAGTTTATTTAATACAGTAGAATCTTTGGGCTTAAAGATGCAACAAGTAGAAGATTTTGGAGATTTGTTTATTGAACTTAGAATGGGTACACATATGTTATTGCCAAGAGTTACTGAAATAGTCTTTATAAAAGAAGAACACTTACCATTTAAAATAGAAAATACAATTATCTATTCTATTGAGAAAAAAGTATATAACAATGTAGAAAGACTAAGAGTTGTTCAAAATAGAGTCACTGGTATGGATTTTGGTATGGACCTGTATTTTATTAATGATAAAGATAAAGCAACTAGGATTAGGGGTGATAAAACATTATTTAGTGGAAATATAGACGAGAAAAAAAGAGATGGTGTTTATGATATTGTAAGTATACAAGATATTGGATATTATCCTAATTGGAAAGATTTTGATTTTACAACTACTGAATATATCCTTTTCACTCCATATAGGGATAATATTGCAATTGTATTAGAAAATCCTTGGTATAAGAAATAG